The following proteins are encoded in a genomic region of Ostrea edulis chromosome 7, xbOstEdul1.1, whole genome shotgun sequence:
- the LOC130048650 gene encoding uncharacterized protein LOC130048650, with the protein MVGNIENIPPSHTTTADIEDIPPSHTTTADIKDIPPSHTTTTDIEDIPPSHTTTADIDNIPPSHTTTADIENIPPSHTTTADIEDIPPSHTTTADIEDIPPSHTTTVDIEDIPPSHTTTADIENIPPSHTTTVDIEDIPPSHTTTVDIEDIPPSHTTTGDIEDNPPSHTMTVDIEEIPPSHTTTVDIENIPPSHTTTVDIEDIPPSHTTTGDIEDIPPSHTTAADIEDGI; encoded by the exons ATGGTAGGCA ATATTGAGAACATTCCTCCCTCACATACAACCACAGCAGATATTGAGGATATTCCTCCCTCACATACAACCACAGCAGATATTAAGGACATTCCTCCCTCACATACAACCACAACAGATATTGAGGATATTCCTCCCTCACATACAACCACAGCAGATATTGATAACATTCCTCCCTCACATACAACCACAGCAGATATTGAGAACATTCCTCCCTCACATACAACCACAGCAGATATTGAGGATATTCCTCCCTCACATACAACCACAGCAGATATTGAGGATATTCCTCCCTCACATACAACCACAGTAGATATTGAGGATATTCCTCCCTCACATACAACCACAGCAGATATTGAGAACATTCCTCCCTCACATACAACGACAGTAGATATTGAGGACATTCCTCCCTCACATACAACCACAGTAGATATTGAGGACATTCCTCCCTCACATACAACCACAGGAGATATTGAGGACAATCCTCCCTCACATACAATGACAGTAGATATTGAGGAAATTCCTCCCTCACATACAACGACAGTAGATATTGAGAACATTCCTCCCTCACATACAACGACAGTAGATATTGAGGACATTCCTCCCTCACATACAACCACAGGAGATATTGAGGACATTCCTCCCTCACATACAACCGCAGCAGATATTGAGGATGGAATCTAG